GGAGGACGGCGTCCGCGCGGGTGGCGTCGGGTCCAGGATCCGCCAGGAGATGCGGGCCGCCGGCGTCGACACCGCGCTGAACGAGGTCGGGCTTCCAGCGGAGTTCCTCGCGCACGGCACGCGCGGCGAAGTCCTCGAGCGCGTCGGCCTCACGGCGCAGCAGGTGACGCACGACGTCGTCGCGCAGGTCCTCGGCACGAAGGTCCCCTTCGCGCGGCCTCTCCCCGGTCAGCAGGCGCCCAGCACGGGAAGCATTCCCGCACTGTGACGGCCGGATCCGTCCGGGAGCCGCTCGAGGTGGCTCCCGGTGAGCTCGTCGTCGCGCGCAACCAAAAATGGGACGGCACCGCCCATTGGGTGGTGCCGGGCCGATACCTCGGCGAGGACGACCACGGCTGGTGGGTCTACCAGGCCAAGGGCGAGTTCTGCTCCCGGCCCGGCGCGGCGTTCTACACCCGGAGCCACAACGTCCTGCTCGTGCCCCGCGTGGGCGAATGGGTCGCGACCTTCTACGACGAGACGCACCCCGGCGATGTCCGGGTGTACGTGGACATGGCGGTCGGACACGAGTTCAAGCGCATCAGGCCCGCCGTGACCGAGTTCCACGTGGTGGACATGGACCTTGATGTGATCCTGCTCGCCGACGGCACGAGCTACGTCGACGATGAGGATGAGTTCGCCGAGCGACGTGTCAGTATGCACTATCCGACCTGGCTGGTGGAGACGACGGAGAGCTCCTGCCGCCACGTCCTGGCCGCCGTCGAGGCACGCGAAGCGCCCTTTGTGGACGTCGCGGACACGTGGCTGGCCCGGGGCCTGGAGGCCACCCGGACCGGTGCATGGCATGATGACTGGATCCCAGAAGACGGAGAGAACGATGAATGAACTGCTGCGCGCCTACCGGCGTGACGAGGACGGCGTCCTCAGCTTCCGCGAGGCCTGGTACGAGCAGGAGGAAGGCGTGGTCGTGGTCAACCACGGCGTCGTCGGCCATGTGAGCAAGGACGACGTGCAGTCCGTCGAGTCGGATGAGGCCGCCGTCGCGCTGCTGGAGGCTTTCAGCGCGCAGTGCGCCGAGGACGGCTTCGCCGAGATCCCCGTCGAGGAGCAGCACTGGGTCGTCGCCCAGTTCGCGCTGAAGACGAAGGGCGGCACCGAACGCGACCGCTACCTGGAGCGCTCCGCCGTCGCCGCGCTGACCGGTCACTTCGCGTGGCGCGGCCTGGGCGTGGTGGACCGGAGCACCATCGAGAACGGCAAGCTCAACATCTTCCTGGTCTCGCCCGAGCCGTCCAAAGCGGTCAAGGCTGTGGTGTCGGTGGCTCGCGAAGCAGACCTGGACCCGACCAAGTTGACCGTCGGCGTCGCGCCGTACTCGGAGCCCGAGGCCCTCAAGCGCCGCCACCCGGCGGGCGCCGGAGCGCCGTTCAGCCTCTGAGCCCTCCGCGCCTCCGCTCAGGCCCTTCCGGTGTGTCCGGAGGGGCCTGAGCGCTGCCAGGAGCATTCGATAGGCTGGCACCATGACTGAATACCGCAGATTGGGAACATCCGGACTCGTCGTCTCCACCATCGGCCTGGGGTGCAACAACCTCGGCCGGCCGAACACGCCGAGTTTCACCCAGGAAGGCACGGACACCGTCATCCACGCGGCGCTCGACGCGGGCGTCACGCTTTTCGATGTCGCGGACGTCTACGGCGCGACGCCGGGCCTCAGCGAAGAGATGCTGGGCAAGGCCCTGGGGGACCGGCGCTCCGAAGTGGTCCTGGCGACCAAGTTCGGCATGGACTTGAACGGCGCCAACGGCGCGGACTTCGGCGCTCGTGGCTCGCGCCGCTACATCGTCAACGCCGTGGAGGCGTCCCTGAGGCGCCTCGGCACCGACTGGATCGACCTGTACCAGTTCCACACCCCGGACGACGGGACCCCCGTCGAGGAGACGCTCCGTGCCCTCGATGACCTGGTGACCGCCGGTAAGGTCCGGTACATCGGGCACTCGAACCGTGCGGGCTGGCAGATCGCCGAGGCGGAGTTCCTGGCGCACTCGCTCGGCACGGAGCGGTTCATCTCGAGTCAGAACCACTACAACCTGCTGGACCGCCGAGCCGAACTCGAAGTCCTGCCGGCCGCGCGGGCCTACGGACTCGGGGTCCTGCCGTACTTCCCGCTCGCCAACGGTTTCCTCACCGGCAAGTACGCGCCGGACCGCGTGCCCGAGGGCTCCCGTCTCAGCCACACGCGCCAGAACATGGTGCGCGACGCCGACTGGGAGCAGATGGCCAAGTACTCGGAGTTCGCCCGGGAACGCGGGCTCACCGAGGTCGAGGTGGCCTTCGCGTGGCTCCTGGCCCAGGAGCCCGTCAGCAGCGTGATCGCCGGCGCGACCAAGGTCGAGCAGATCCAGCAGAACGCTCGGGCCGTCGAGGCGCGGCTGAGCCCCGAGGATCTGGCCGTCCTGGACGAGATCTTCCCGCCTGTGCCCAAGGTGGCCCTCTTCTAGCCTCTGCTGATCTCGGCGCTTCGCACGGCCCAGCACATCCCGTCGACTGCTCCATAGGATTCCCTTCCAGGGGGATTCCGCCCGGAAAAGGCATCCTGTGGAGCAGTCGATCGCACGTGGGGCCCGGTGAGGGCCTGCGGTGGGGAGCACTGGGCAGAACAACGCCAGCACGACGACGAAGGGGACGGCACCCGCTGGTGCCGTCCCCTTCGTCGTCGTCCCCTCCGCCCGCTCGGCTCGGGGTGAGTGGCTCAGGCCGCGTGGAACCGCTTGCCGTTGACCCGCTCGGAGGCGCCCACCCGGTCCAGGTACGGCGTGATGCCGCCCAGGAACATGGGCCAGCCGGCACCGAGGATCATGCAGAGGTCGATGTCCTCGGGACCCGCGACCACACCCTCTTCGAGCATGAGGCCGATCTCCTCCGCCAGCGCGTCCTGGGTTCGTGTGAGGACCTCTTCCGACGTCGACGGGTTGTCCCCGAACGTCATCAGGGCCAGCACGCGCTCCGGGATCTCCTGGCCGCCGTCGTCGGTCGGGGCCCAGAGGC
This portion of the Arthrobacter woluwensis genome encodes:
- a CDS encoding DUF402 domain-containing protein gives rise to the protein MTAGSVREPLEVAPGELVVARNQKWDGTAHWVVPGRYLGEDDHGWWVYQAKGEFCSRPGAAFYTRSHNVLLVPRVGEWVATFYDETHPGDVRVYVDMAVGHEFKRIRPAVTEFHVVDMDLDVILLADGTSYVDDEDEFAERRVSMHYPTWLVETTESSCRHVLAAVEAREAPFVDVADTWLARGLEATRTGAWHDDWIPEDGENDE
- a CDS encoding aldo/keto reductase — encoded protein: MTEYRRLGTSGLVVSTIGLGCNNLGRPNTPSFTQEGTDTVIHAALDAGVTLFDVADVYGATPGLSEEMLGKALGDRRSEVVLATKFGMDLNGANGADFGARGSRRYIVNAVEASLRRLGTDWIDLYQFHTPDDGTPVEETLRALDDLVTAGKVRYIGHSNRAGWQIAEAEFLAHSLGTERFISSQNHYNLLDRRAELEVLPAARAYGLGVLPYFPLANGFLTGKYAPDRVPEGSRLSHTRQNMVRDADWEQMAKYSEFARERGLTEVEVAFAWLLAQEPVSSVIAGATKVEQIQQNARAVEARLSPEDLAVLDEIFPPVPKVALF